Proteins encoded by one window of Collimonas fungivorans:
- a CDS encoding YciI family protein: MRFMIIRKADKNTEAGTMPSTELLAAMMKYNEEMVNAGVMQAGEGLQPSGKGARISFAGGKPTVFDGPFAETKELIAGFTMIQVKSKQEAIEWVKRWPALDGDGAVELELRQVFEAEDFGAEFTPELRETEERLRRQSAGA; encoded by the coding sequence ATGCGATTCATGATCATACGCAAGGCGGACAAGAATACAGAAGCCGGCACCATGCCCAGCACCGAACTGCTGGCCGCCATGATGAAATACAACGAAGAAATGGTGAATGCCGGCGTAATGCAGGCCGGCGAAGGCTTGCAGCCTAGCGGCAAGGGCGCTCGCATCAGTTTTGCGGGAGGCAAACCGACCGTGTTCGACGGCCCCTTCGCCGAAACCAAGGAACTGATCGCCGGCTTTACCATGATTCAGGTGAAGTCGAAACAGGAAGCCATCGAATGGGTCAAGCGCTGGCCGGCCCTGGATGGCGACGGCGCCGTCGAGCTCGAACTGCGCCAGGTATTCGAGGCAGAGGATTTCGGCGCCGAATTCACGCCGGAACTCCGGGAAACCGAAGAACGCCTGCGCCGCCAAAGTGCCGGCGCCTGA
- a CDS encoding SRPBCC family protein, whose translation MIKKIAIVIVVALAAVLGYAATKPDTFRVQRTISIKAPPEKILAQVNNFHDWSNWSPYEKMDPAMKRTFSGAASGPGAVYAWDGNGDAGAGRMEIKEASPSKTVIKLDFSKPFEASNVAEFSVDTQGDSSNVTWAMYGPAPYVSKVMGLFFNMDSMIGKDFEAGLANLKAVAEK comes from the coding sequence ATGATCAAGAAAATTGCTATCGTTATCGTCGTCGCACTGGCCGCCGTCCTTGGTTATGCAGCGACCAAGCCCGATACATTCCGCGTCCAGCGCACGATCTCGATCAAGGCGCCGCCGGAAAAAATCCTGGCGCAGGTCAACAACTTCCACGACTGGAGCAACTGGTCGCCTTACGAAAAAATGGATCCGGCGATGAAGCGGACTTTCAGCGGCGCCGCTAGCGGCCCGGGTGCGGTGTATGCCTGGGACGGCAATGGCGACGCCGGCGCCGGACGCATGGAGATCAAGGAAGCGTCGCCGTCGAAAACCGTCATCAAGCTCGATTTCAGCAAACCGTTTGAAGCCAGCAATGTCGCCGAGTTCAGCGTCGACACCCAGGGCGACAGCAGCAACGTCACCTGGGCCATGTATGGACCCGCGCCTTATGTCAGCAAGGTGATGGGCTTGTTTTTCAATATGGACAGCATGATCGGCAAGGATTTCGAAGCCGGCCTTGCCAACCTGAAGGCCGTCGCCGAGAAATAA
- a CDS encoding VOC family protein yields MLLNPYLNFDGQCDAAFKFYQQILGGKIALRVTNADTPMAEKTPPDQQGRIAHIRLEVDGGVLMGSDCPTEYFEKAQGIVLSLVFDKIADGERVFNALAKNGTIKMPFEKTFWAERFGMLEDQFGTPWMVNCEKAA; encoded by the coding sequence ATGCTATTGAATCCCTATCTGAATTTCGACGGCCAGTGCGACGCCGCCTTCAAGTTCTACCAGCAGATCCTGGGCGGAAAAATCGCCTTGAGAGTGACCAATGCCGATACGCCGATGGCGGAAAAGACGCCGCCGGACCAGCAAGGCCGGATCGCGCACATACGCCTGGAAGTCGATGGCGGGGTCTTGATGGGCTCGGACTGTCCCACCGAGTATTTTGAGAAAGCGCAAGGCATAGTCCTGTCGCTGGTGTTCGACAAGATTGCGGATGGCGAACGGGTCTTCAATGCCCTGGCAAAAAACGGCACGATCAAGATGCCGTTCGAGAAAACCTTCTGGGCTGAGCGTTTCGGCATGCTGGAAGACCAGTTCGGCACGCCATGGATGGTCAATTGCGAGAAAGCTGCCTGA
- a CDS encoding Lrp/AsnC family transcriptional regulator: MQLDTIDLNILTLLQQNGRISNQDLAEQVFLSPSSCLRRVRILEETGIISRYSAVLSPEKLGLELDVFVQVTMRRDVESWHENFMQALQDYPEVVGSYIITGDANYLLRVKARNLKHYSAFVLEKLYKIPGVQDIRSNIVLQAIKETYELPRELLGDG, encoded by the coding sequence ATGCAGCTCGATACCATCGATTTAAACATTCTGACCCTCCTGCAGCAGAATGGCCGGATCAGCAACCAGGACCTGGCGGAGCAGGTATTCCTGTCACCCTCATCCTGCCTGCGCCGCGTCCGCATCCTGGAAGAGACAGGCATCATCAGCCGCTACAGCGCCGTGCTGAGTCCGGAAAAACTGGGGCTGGAGCTGGATGTGTTCGTGCAGGTGACGATGCGGCGCGATGTCGAGAGCTGGCATGAGAACTTCATGCAGGCGTTGCAGGATTATCCGGAAGTGGTCGGTTCCTACATCATCACCGGCGATGCCAACTACCTGCTGCGAGTGAAGGCGCGCAACCTGAAGCACTATTCCGCTTTTGTACTGGAGAAGTTATATAAAATACCGGGCGTGCAAGATATCCGCTCCAATATCGTACTGCAGGCGATCAAGGAAACCTACGAACTGCCGCGCGAATTGCTGGGCGATGGCTGA
- the kynB gene encoding arylformamidase, with amino-acid sequence MATSKPIWDISPALSARIPVWPGDTAYSAQATWEIGDNCPVHVSQITLSTHTGAHCDAPSHYDAQGLSIDQVALDAYIGPCRVIHCIGAALVTPQHIAHALANLPPRVLLRTYASAPQEQWDPAFAAVAPETIALLAQHGVRLVGIDTPSLDPQKSKTMLAHHAIRQHGMAILEGIVLDAIDDGDYELIALPLRLAGMDASPVRAVLRPLSPSGTPP; translated from the coding sequence ATCGCCACTTCAAAACCTATCTGGGACATCAGCCCAGCCCTGTCCGCACGGATCCCCGTGTGGCCGGGCGACACCGCCTATAGCGCGCAAGCCACCTGGGAAATCGGCGACAACTGCCCGGTGCATGTCAGCCAGATCACGCTTTCCACCCATACCGGCGCCCACTGCGACGCGCCCAGTCATTACGATGCACAGGGCCTGTCTATCGACCAGGTCGCCCTGGATGCTTATATCGGCCCCTGCCGCGTCATTCATTGCATAGGCGCTGCGCTGGTCACGCCGCAGCACATTGCCCACGCCCTGGCCAACCTTCCGCCGCGCGTACTGTTGCGCACTTACGCCAGCGCGCCGCAAGAACAATGGGATCCGGCGTTTGCAGCGGTAGCGCCGGAGACCATCGCGCTGCTGGCGCAACACGGGGTGCGCCTGGTCGGCATCGATACGCCGTCGCTCGATCCGCAGAAATCCAAGACCATGCTGGCGCACCACGCCATCAGGCAACACGGCATGGCAATACTGGAGGGCATCGTGCTCGATGCAATTGACGACGGCGACTACGAGCTGATTGCCCTGCCCCTGCGCCTGGCCGGCATGGACGCCAGTCCGGTGCGGGCGGTTTTGCGCCCTCTTTCACCTTCAGGAACTCCCCCATGA
- the kynU gene encoding kynureninase, whose protein sequence is MTNSSRAACQALDADDPLAPLRTLFDLPPGVIYLDGNSLGARPHAALQRAQQVIQQEWGHDLIRSWNKAGWFDLPSRLGNKLAPLIGAGENEVVITDSTSINLFKLLAGALQIQAGKTDGASRKVIVTERDNFPTDIYMAQGLTEWLDRGYRIHLVDTPQELATAVNAETAVLMLTHVNYRSGHLHDMQAISKSAQEQGALVLWDLAHSAGAVPIDLHAANADFAVGCTYKYINGGPGAPAFAWIAPRHHAQFRQPLSGWWSHQAPFTMQPAFAPGEGIRRALCGTQPVVSLALVECGLDIFAQTDMHALRRKSLALTDLFIALVESRCAGLGLTLVTPRPHEQRGSHVSFTHVHGYAVMRELIAHGVIGDYREPQVMRFGFTPLYTQFTDVWDAVSILRRILADQDYEIDAQREAVT, encoded by the coding sequence ATGACAAACAGTAGCCGTGCAGCTTGCCAAGCCCTGGATGCAGACGATCCGCTGGCGCCGCTGCGAACCTTGTTCGACCTGCCGCCAGGCGTGATTTACCTGGACGGCAATTCGCTGGGCGCGCGCCCGCACGCAGCGCTGCAGCGTGCGCAGCAAGTGATCCAGCAGGAATGGGGACACGACCTGATCCGCAGCTGGAACAAGGCTGGCTGGTTCGACCTGCCGAGCCGGCTGGGCAACAAGCTGGCGCCGCTGATCGGCGCCGGCGAAAATGAAGTGGTGATCACGGATTCCACTTCCATCAACCTGTTCAAGCTGCTGGCCGGCGCCTTGCAGATCCAGGCCGGCAAAACCGATGGCGCCAGCCGCAAGGTGATCGTCACCGAACGCGACAATTTCCCGACCGACATCTACATGGCGCAAGGCCTGACCGAATGGCTGGACCGCGGCTACCGCATTCACCTGGTCGACACGCCGCAAGAGCTTGCCACGGCAGTAAACGCGGAAACCGCGGTCCTCATGCTGACCCACGTCAACTACCGCAGCGGCCACCTGCACGACATGCAAGCCATCTCCAAAAGCGCTCAGGAACAAGGCGCGCTGGTGCTGTGGGACCTGGCGCATTCGGCCGGCGCCGTGCCGATCGACCTGCACGCGGCAAATGCCGACTTTGCCGTCGGCTGCACCTACAAATACATCAACGGCGGCCCCGGCGCGCCGGCCTTCGCCTGGATCGCGCCGCGCCACCACGCGCAGTTCCGGCAGCCGCTGAGCGGCTGGTGGAGCCACCAGGCGCCGTTCACCATGCAGCCCGCATTTGCTCCCGGCGAAGGCATACGCCGCGCACTGTGCGGCACCCAGCCGGTGGTGTCGCTGGCGCTGGTGGAATGCGGCCTCGACATTTTCGCTCAAACCGACATGCACGCCCTGCGCCGCAAATCGCTGGCGCTGACCGACCTGTTCATCGCCCTGGTCGAAAGCCGCTGCGCCGGCCTCGGCCTGACGCTGGTGACCCCGCGCCCGCACGAGCAGCGCGGCAGCCACGTCAGCTTCACCCACGTGCACGGCTACGCCGTCATGCGCGAGCTGATCGCGCACGGCGTCATCGGCGATTACCGCGAACCGCAGGTGATGCGCTTCGGCTTCACGCCGCTGTATACCCAATTCACCGATGTCTGGGATGCCGTCAGCATCCTGCGCCGGATCCTGGCCGACCAGGATTATGAAATCGATGCGCAGCGGGAAGCTGTCACCTAA
- the kynA gene encoding tryptophan 2,3-dioxygenase produces the protein MECPYKPNESWHGAKMEFGENMSYGDYLALDQVLSAQRPLSPNHNEMLFIIQHQTSELWMKLMLHELHAVRAQMRSNDLSPAFKMMARVARIMDQLVHAWDVLATMTPPEYTAIRPYLGQSSGFQSFQYREIEFLLGNKNAALLQVHQHSPESYARLQDALQQPSIYDEAVMLLARAGLAVDPARLRRDWSQATAADHSVETAWLAVYQAPDTHWELYELAEKLVDLETAFRYWRFRHLTTVERIIGFKKGTGGTEGASYLKMMLDVVLFPELFSLRTSL, from the coding sequence ATGGAATGCCCTTACAAGCCCAACGAATCATGGCATGGCGCAAAAATGGAATTCGGCGAGAACATGAGTTACGGCGATTACCTGGCGCTGGACCAGGTATTGTCGGCGCAACGGCCGCTCTCGCCCAACCACAATGAAATGCTGTTCATCATCCAGCACCAGACCAGCGAGCTATGGATGAAGCTGATGCTGCATGAACTGCACGCGGTGCGCGCGCAGATGCGCAGCAACGACTTGTCGCCCGCATTCAAGATGATGGCCAGGGTAGCGCGCATCATGGACCAGCTGGTGCACGCCTGGGATGTGCTGGCGACCATGACACCGCCGGAATACACCGCGATCCGCCCCTATCTCGGCCAGTCGTCCGGTTTCCAGTCGTTCCAGTACCGGGAGATCGAATTCCTGCTGGGGAACAAGAACGCCGCCTTATTGCAGGTTCACCAGCATTCGCCGGAATCGTATGCGCGGCTGCAGGATGCCTTGCAGCAGCCGTCGATCTATGACGAAGCAGTGATGCTGCTGGCACGCGCCGGCCTGGCGGTCGATCCGGCCCGCCTGCGCCGTGACTGGAGCCAGGCCACCGCCGCCGACCACTCGGTGGAAACGGCCTGGCTGGCGGTATACCAGGCGCCCGATACGCATTGGGAGTTATACGAGCTGGCCGAAAAACTGGTCGATCTCGAAACCGCGTTCCGCTACTGGCGCTTCCGCCACCTGACCACGGTGGAGCGCATCATCGGCTTCAAGAAAGGCACCGGCGGCACCGAAGGCGCCAGCTACCTGAAAATGATGCTGGACGTGGTGCTGTTCCCGGAATTGTTTTCGCTGCGGACTTCGCTCTGA
- a CDS encoding DNA/RNA non-specific endonuclease, with product MPHKLRIFFLLFFFSSTVFATDCPSHYAAGRAPEILNDKLARQTQELCYQAFAVMHSGVTRTPLWSAEHLTRSNIDAARTLSRENSFHPEPGLLISGRAELKDYARSGFDRGHMSPNGDMANRTSQYESFSLANMIPQNPQNNHHVWADIESAVRRLAEKDGELYVITGPAFLGQDLQKIGNVLVPTYIYKVVYSPRRQQAAAYFIKNEDTSRYQALSVTQLESTLRIDLLPGVPKRIKDVAMALPVAGQHGGRNAPEKREEPAAQVKKIEADLLSRLFNDGLKMFLNFITNLIHKGWSHV from the coding sequence ATGCCGCACAAGCTACGTATCTTCTTCCTGCTTTTCTTTTTCAGTTCTACGGTTTTTGCCACAGATTGTCCCTCGCATTACGCTGCCGGCCGCGCCCCTGAAATCCTTAACGACAAGCTGGCGCGCCAGACCCAGGAGTTGTGTTACCAGGCTTTTGCCGTCATGCATTCAGGCGTTACGCGCACGCCTTTATGGTCGGCCGAGCATCTGACGCGCAGCAATATCGATGCCGCCCGCACATTGTCGCGCGAAAATTCATTTCATCCCGAACCCGGCCTGCTGATCAGCGGCCGCGCCGAGCTGAAAGACTATGCACGCTCCGGTTTCGACCGCGGCCACATGAGCCCCAACGGCGACATGGCGAACCGCACTTCGCAATATGAAAGTTTCAGCCTGGCCAACATGATTCCGCAGAATCCGCAGAACAACCACCATGTCTGGGCCGATATCGAAAGCGCGGTGCGGCGCCTGGCTGAGAAAGACGGCGAGCTGTACGTGATTACCGGGCCGGCGTTCCTCGGCCAGGACCTGCAAAAGATCGGCAATGTGCTGGTGCCGACTTATATCTATAAAGTGGTCTATAGTCCGAGAAGACAGCAGGCCGCCGCCTACTTCATCAAGAACGAAGACACTTCCCGTTACCAGGCCTTGTCGGTGACGCAGCTGGAAAGCACTTTGCGCATCGATCTGTTGCCTGGCGTGCCGAAGCGCATCAAGGACGTGGCGATGGCATTGCCGGTTGCAGGCCAGCACGGCGGCAGGAATGCTCCCGAAAAAAGAGAAGAGCCGGCGGCCCAGGTCAAGAAGATCGAAGCGGATTTACTGTCCAGGCTATTCAACGACGGCTTGAAAATGTTCCTGAATTTCATCACAAACCTGATCCATAAAGGATGGTCGCATGTCTAA
- a CDS encoding GlxA family transcriptional regulator: protein MHTVAVIAFEGISPFHLSVPCMVFGDDLARLGAPRYRLLICGEQAGLIPTMSGFNIDVQHDLSALAQADTVIVPAWRDPDERPPEALLQALRKAHARGARIVGLCLGAFVLAEAGLLDGRAASTHWVWADDFARKYPRVKLDQKVLYVDDGDILTSAGTAAAIDCCLHLLRRDHGAEVANRIARRMVVAPHRDGGQAQYIEQPLPATGGSDQLTATLDWAMQHLEQPLCLDVLAARAAMSRRNFTRRFKMKTGATVSQWLLNHRLAAAQRLLETSDKAIDRVAEMVGFGSTVSLRQHFTSAFSVSPAAYRKQFRRL, encoded by the coding sequence GTGCATACCGTAGCGGTAATCGCGTTCGAAGGTATCAGTCCTTTCCACCTGTCCGTGCCCTGCATGGTGTTCGGCGATGACCTTGCCCGGCTGGGTGCACCGCGTTACCGTTTGCTGATATGCGGCGAACAGGCCGGGTTGATCCCGACCATGTCGGGCTTCAATATCGATGTGCAGCATGATTTGTCCGCGCTGGCTCAGGCCGATACGGTGATCGTGCCGGCTTGGCGCGATCCCGACGAGCGCCCGCCGGAAGCCCTGCTGCAGGCTTTGCGCAAGGCGCACGCGCGTGGCGCCAGGATTGTCGGTTTATGCCTGGGAGCTTTTGTACTGGCGGAAGCCGGCTTGCTGGATGGCCGCGCAGCCTCCACCCACTGGGTGTGGGCCGACGACTTTGCGCGGAAATACCCGCGCGTCAAGCTGGACCAGAAAGTACTGTACGTGGACGACGGCGACATCCTGACTTCAGCCGGCACCGCCGCCGCGATCGACTGCTGCCTGCATCTGCTGCGCCGTGACCACGGCGCCGAGGTGGCGAACCGCATCGCCCGACGCATGGTGGTGGCGCCGCACCGCGATGGCGGCCAGGCCCAATATATCGAACAGCCCTTGCCGGCAACCGGCGGCAGCGACCAGCTCACGGCCACCCTGGACTGGGCCATGCAACATCTTGAACAGCCGCTGTGCCTGGATGTGCTGGCGGCGCGGGCGGCCATGAGCCGGCGCAACTTCACGCGCCGCTTCAAGATGAAGACTGGCGCCACGGTATCGCAATGGCTGCTCAACCACAGGCTGGCTGCGGCACAGCGGCTGCTGGAAACCAGCGACAAGGCGATCGACCGCGTGGCCGAAATGGTCGGCTTCGGTTCCACCGTGTCGCTGCGCCAGCATTTCACTTCCGCCTTCTCGGTTTCGCCTGCTGCTTACCGCAAACAATTCCGGCGCCTGTGA
- a CDS encoding cysteine hydrolase family protein, whose product MNHPTIRAIAGAAAPARIEAASTALLVIDFQNEYFSGKMPIPDGKRALGNARRLVEFADQAGIPVFHVQHVTPAGTPIFAEGGATVQFHEELQPAAHHSVLQKSSVSVFPTTDIDSRLKAAGIKTLIVSGLMTHACVAGAARDAVPLGYEVLVAEDACATRDLDSADGAILPHAALHRASLATIADTFGEVMTTAQILQLPLA is encoded by the coding sequence ATGAACCACCCGACCATCCGCGCCATCGCCGGCGCTGCCGCACCGGCCAGGATAGAGGCCGCCAGCACCGCCCTGCTGGTCATCGATTTTCAAAACGAATATTTCAGCGGCAAGATGCCGATTCCCGACGGCAAACGCGCACTTGGCAACGCCCGGCGCCTGGTCGAATTTGCCGACCAGGCCGGCATTCCCGTGTTCCACGTCCAGCATGTCACCCCGGCCGGTACGCCGATTTTTGCCGAGGGCGGCGCCACGGTGCAATTCCATGAAGAACTGCAGCCGGCGGCACACCACAGCGTGCTGCAGAAATCTTCCGTCAGCGTATTCCCAACCACTGACATCGACAGCCGCCTCAAGGCGGCAGGCATCAAGACCCTGATCGTCAGCGGCTTGATGACCCATGCCTGCGTGGCCGGCGCCGCACGCGACGCGGTGCCTCTCGGCTACGAAGTGCTGGTAGCCGAAGACGCCTGCGCCACGCGCGACCTCGACAGCGCCGACGGCGCCATCCTGCCGCACGCCGCACTCCACCGCGCATCGCTGGCGACCATCGCCGATACCTTCGGCGAAGTCATGACAACCGCGCAGATCCTGCAGCTGCCCCTAGCCTAA
- a CDS encoding IS110 family transposase, whose protein sequence is METVCAVVGIDVSKKKLDIALLVNGKTKAKVVDNSAEGYKLLLEWLSKAKVAKETLHVCMEATGIYYEPVALALHDAAMSVSVVNPACIKGFGHSENIRNKNDTADAGLIARYCAAMKPAPWVPPPLEQRQLRAWSMRVQALKDIRQQEENRLEANTFTGMSDVADHVKQHIAWLSAEIKKLEGDIDDHIDRHPGLKHDAELITSIPGIGGTTVARILGQLGDIRRFDSAKAFAAFLGVTPKQRSSGTSIKGRTMISRVGSMSMRAALYMPSLVACRHNPLLRRFAERLLATGMAKKAVIGAVMHKMTHLIYGVVRTGKPFDPNYLANGLAIQDGI, encoded by the coding sequence ATGGAAACGGTGTGCGCAGTTGTTGGTATCGATGTGAGCAAGAAGAAGCTCGATATTGCCTTGCTGGTCAACGGCAAGACCAAGGCCAAGGTGGTGGATAATTCGGCCGAGGGATACAAATTACTCCTGGAGTGGTTAAGCAAGGCGAAAGTCGCTAAAGAAACGCTGCATGTCTGCATGGAGGCCACTGGGATTTACTATGAACCGGTGGCATTGGCGCTGCATGACGCAGCAATGAGCGTTAGCGTGGTCAATCCGGCCTGCATCAAAGGCTTCGGCCATAGTGAGAATATCCGCAACAAGAACGATACTGCCGATGCCGGACTCATTGCGCGCTATTGCGCTGCCATGAAGCCCGCGCCTTGGGTGCCGCCACCGCTGGAACAGCGCCAGTTGCGGGCTTGGTCGATGCGAGTACAAGCATTAAAGGATATTCGCCAACAGGAAGAAAACCGGCTTGAAGCGAACACCTTCACCGGTATGAGCGACGTCGCCGACCATGTGAAGCAACACATCGCCTGGCTAAGCGCTGAGATCAAAAAATTGGAGGGTGACATCGATGATCACATCGATCGACATCCCGGCCTCAAGCATGATGCCGAGCTCATCACGAGCATCCCAGGTATCGGCGGCACTACGGTGGCGAGGATCTTAGGCCAGTTGGGTGACATCCGGAGATTTGACAGCGCCAAGGCATTTGCCGCATTTCTCGGCGTAACTCCGAAACAACGCAGCTCCGGCACCTCCATCAAAGGTCGAACCATGATTAGCCGAGTTGGAAGCATGTCTATGCGGGCGGCGCTTTATATGCCTAGCTTAGTAGCATGTCGACACAACCCGCTACTACGTCGCTTTGCTGAGCGACTATTGGCCACCGGTATGGCAAAAAAAGCTGTAATCGGGGCCGTGATGCACAAAATGACACATCTGATTTACGGAGTGGTCCGTACTGGCAAGCCCTTCGATCCCAATTATTTAGCGAACGGCCTTGCTATTCAAGACGGTATCTGA
- the lepB gene encoding signal peptidase I: MKNWIRLNKGFLLFLFLFGIFRTAVADWNPIPSGSMRPNLLEGDVVFVNRLAFNLKVPLTNIVIGHLCEPKRGDIVTFFSPLDDTRLIKRVIALPGDTVEMRDEKMIINGQEASYAMLGSAPEPLDHGGALVALRLNEKMGAEQHRIQLLPQVNADRNFGPITVPQDHYMMLGDNRDNSGDYRHFGFVPRELLIGRAERVLVSADIKGNWMPRTERFGMQLH, from the coding sequence ATGAAAAACTGGATTCGTCTCAACAAGGGATTCCTGCTGTTCCTTTTTCTTTTCGGGATTTTCCGCACCGCGGTCGCCGACTGGAACCCTATCCCCTCCGGCTCCATGCGCCCCAACCTGCTGGAAGGCGATGTGGTGTTCGTCAACCGCCTTGCATTCAACCTCAAAGTCCCGCTCACTAATATCGTCATCGGCCACCTCTGCGAACCGAAGCGCGGCGACATCGTTACCTTCTTTTCACCGCTGGATGACACCAGGCTCATCAAACGCGTGATCGCCCTGCCCGGCGACACCGTCGAAATGCGCGATGAAAAGATGATCATCAACGGCCAGGAAGCCAGCTACGCCATGCTGGGCAGCGCGCCGGAACCGCTGGACCACGGCGGCGCCCTGGTCGCCTTGCGCCTAAATGAAAAAATGGGAGCGGAACAGCATCGCATCCAGCTGCTGCCGCAAGTCAACGCCGACCGTAACTTCGGTCCGATCACGGTGCCGCAAGACCACTACATGATGCTAGGCGATAACCGCGACAACAGCGGAGATTACCGTCATTTCGGCTTCGTCCCGCGCGAGCTGCTGATCGGGCGCGCCGAGCGGGTGCTGGTGTCGGCCGACATCAAGGGCAACTGGATGCCAAGGACCGAACGTTTCGGCATGCAACTACATTAG
- a CDS encoding LysR family transcriptional regulator, translating into MKLNISTRSLHAFLALQECKHFTHAAERCFMSQSAFSVMIQKLEVAVGAKLFERDTRNVTLTAEGELFAEVARSLVSDIESAFADMSDYVARRKGRVAIAALPSLAANGLPAVIAEYKRAYPGITVQLFDALSDQCLAMLRQGKVDIALTAPGSGLIEFDTKTLCSDPFYLVCRQDHALAGKRRIRLSDLSGCELIHLARSTSVRQHVELLLRGIPVMNSGLEVEHLATVAGLIESGLGVSIVPELTLFQFRHMDLVSIPIDAHDIVRPILIVKKKERSLSIAAQGMSELIEKRLHDIGSRAAKR; encoded by the coding sequence ATGAAGCTCAATATCTCCACCCGTTCGCTGCACGCCTTCCTGGCGCTGCAGGAATGCAAGCATTTCACCCATGCCGCCGAACGCTGTTTCATGTCGCAATCGGCGTTCAGCGTCATGATCCAGAAGCTGGAAGTAGCGGTGGGCGCCAAGCTGTTCGAGCGCGATACACGCAATGTCACGCTGACTGCGGAGGGTGAACTGTTCGCGGAAGTGGCGCGCTCGCTGGTGAGCGATATCGAATCGGCGTTTGCCGACATGAGCGACTACGTCGCCAGGCGCAAGGGCCGGGTCGCGATTGCGGCCTTGCCGTCGCTGGCGGCGAACGGCTTGCCGGCGGTGATTGCCGAATACAAACGGGCTTATCCCGGAATTACGGTGCAGCTGTTCGATGCCTTGTCGGACCAGTGCCTTGCCATGCTGCGCCAGGGCAAGGTGGATATCGCTTTGACCGCGCCGGGCTCGGGCCTGATCGAATTCGATACCAAGACCTTATGCAGCGATCCGTTTTACCTGGTGTGCCGCCAGGATCACGCGCTGGCCGGCAAGCGCCGCATCCGGTTGTCCGACCTGAGTGGCTGCGAGCTGATCCACCTGGCGCGCTCCACCAGCGTGCGCCAGCATGTCGAGCTGCTGTTGCGCGGCATCCCGGTGATGAATTCCGGCCTTGAAGTGGAGCATCTGGCTACGGTGGCGGGCTTGATCGAATCCGGCCTCGGTGTCAGCATCGTGCCGGAGCTGACCTTGTTCCAGTTCCGTCACATGGACCTGGTCAGCATCCCGATCGATGCGCATGACATCGTGCGGCCTATCCTGATCGTGAAAAAGAAAGAGCGTTCTCTTTCGATTGCGGCGCAGGGCATGTCGGAGCTGATTGAAAAGCGGCTGCATGACATCGGCAGCCGTGCAGCGAAACGCTAA